GGCAAGCACGTGTTGATCGAGAAGCCGATGACCGGCGACGTCGAGCAGGCCATGCGGCTGGTGGACGAGGCGGACCGCCGCGGGCTCATGCTGGCCGTGGACCATACCTTTGTCTACACCGGCGCGGTGCGGAAGATGCAGCAGTTGGTGTCGAGCGGGGACCTGGGTGACATCTATTACTACGACTCGGTGCGCGTCAACCTCGGGCTGTTCCAGCACGACGTCAACGTGGTGTGGGACCTCGCGGTCCACGACCTGTCGATCATGGACTACCTGCTGCCGGCGCAACCGGTGGCGGTGTCGGCCAGCGGACTCGGCCACGTGCCCGGCGAGCCGGAGAACATCGGCTACGTCACGTTCCACTTCGACGCGCCGGTGATGGCGCACGTCCACGTCAACTGGCTCGCCCCGGTGAAGGTGCGCCGCACGCTGATCGGCGGCAGCCGCAAGATGATTGTCTACGACGACCTCGAGCCCAGCGAGAAGATCAAGGTCTACGACAAGGGCATCACCGTGAACGGCCACGGCGACGGCAACGGCGCGGCCGGCAACGGTCAGCGCTACGCCATGCTCGTCGGCTACCGGACCGGGGACGTCTGGGCGCCGCAACTCGATGGCGCCGAGGCGCTGGGCGTCGAGACCCGCCACCTCGTCGAGTGCATCACCAAACAACAGAAACCGATTGCCGACGGCCATGCCGGCCTGCGCGTGGTCCGGTTGCTCGAGGCCGCGACCCGGTCGATGCGCGAGTCCGGCCGCATTGTCGAGCTTTCCACCAGCGGGGTGTCCGCATGATTCCGTTCGTCGATTTGCGCCGCCAGTATCAAGACCTCAAAGCCGACATCGACGCCGCGGTCGGGCATGTGCTCGAGACCGGCCAGTTCGTCCTGGGCCCGGAGGTCGAGGCCTTCGAGCGGGAGTTCGCGGCGGCCTGTGCCGCCGACAGCGGCATTGCCGTGAATTCGGGGACCAGCGCGCTGCACCTGGCGCTGCTGGCCGCCGGCGTCGGGCCCGGCGACGAAGTCATCACCGTGCCGTTCACGTTTGTCGCCACCACGGCGGCCATCGGCTACACCGGGGCCCGGCCGGTATTTGTGGACATCGATCCGGCCACCTTCACGATGGACGTGACGCTGATCGAAGCGGCCATCACCAGCCGCACCAAGGCGATCCTGCCGGTCCACCTCTACGGCCATCCGGCCGACATGGACCCGATCATCGCCATCGCGGCCCGTCACGGGCTGACGGTCATCGAAGACGCCTGTCAGGCGCACGGCGCGCTCTACAAGGGACGGCCGGTCGGCGCGCTGGGTGACGCCGGCTGCTTCAGCTTCTATCCCGGCAAGAACCTCGGCGCCTACGGCGAAGGCGGCATCGTCGTGACCAACCGTTCCGACTGGACGCGTGACATCCGGATGCTGCGCGACTGGGGCCAGGACCGCAAGTACCACCACGTGTTGAAGGGCTACAACTACCGGATGGAGGGGCTGCAGGGCGCGATTCTCCGCGTCAAGCTGCGCCGCCTGCGCGAATGGACCGACGCCCGCCGGGCCCATGGCGCGGCCTACAACCGCCTGTTGGCCGGCAGCGGCGTCGAGTCGCCGAAAGAAGCGGATTATGCGCGGCACGTCTTCCACGTCTACGCCGTCCGCACGACCGACCGCGTGTCGCTGGAGCGAACGCTGCATGCGCACGGGGTGTCGAGCGGCATTCACTATCCCGTGCCGGTGCACCTCCAGCCGGCCTACGCCGATCTCGGCTATCGGGCCGGGGATTTTCCGGAGTCGGAGCGCGCGGCAGCCGAGGTGCTGTCGTTGCCGATGTTCCCGGAATTGACGGCCACCCAGATCGAGCAGGTCGCGGCCGCGGTCAAGCAGGAGTCGTATGCGGCCTGAGCGCGCCGGCCGTGTGGTCGGGGCCGTGCACGGGCGCCGGCCGGCCGAGTCGTCGCCGGCGGGCGAAGCCATGGCCGCGTGGATGCGGTCGGAGTACGGCTACGACGGCCTGGTCGATCTCTACAGCCGTCACACCAACGGGGACGACCGGTTGAACGCGCTGATGCGCTCGGCGATCTGGACCGCCGCGGCCCGCACGGCGGGCACCGGACTGCGGGTCGGCAGCGGCGCCGGATTCCTGCACCTCGACACCTTCACGTTTGGCGCCGGCGTGTTCATCGGCGCGCAGAGTTACCTGCAGGGCCGCTTCGACGGGACCTGCGTAATTGGCGACCGCGTCTGGATCGGGCCGCAGAGCTACTTCGACGCCCGCCACCTGGTGATCGAGGAATGCGTCGGCTGGGGCCCGGGCGCCAAGGTCCTGGGGTCGGTCCACACCGGTCTGCCGATCGACGTGCCGATCATGGAGACCGAACTGGTGATCAAGCCGGTCACGATCGGAGCCTGGGCCGACATCGGCACCGGGGCGATTGTGCTGCCGGGCGTGACCGTGGGGCGCGGCAGCCTGGTGGGCGCCGGCGCCGTGGTGACGAAGGACGTGCCGCCGTTTGCGGTGGTGGCCGGCGTGCCGGCGCGGGTGATCGGCGACCGCCGTGACCCGGCGCGCGCCGGCGGGACGACGCTGAGCGAAGAGGTTGGGGTGCTGAGATGGCAATCGTGAAGCTGGCGAACGCGCGCGTGCTGATCACGGGCGGGGCGGGCCTCATCGGCTCGCACATCGCGGACCGGCTGGTGCAGGAGCAGGTCGCCGAGGTGGTGGTGCTCGATAACTTCGTCCGCGGCCAACGCGACAACCTGGCGCGGGCGTCGGCGAGCGGGCGCGTCACCATCGTCGACGGCGACATCCGTGACCGCGCCCTCGTCAGGCGCGTCATGGATGGCATCGACGTCGTGTTCCACCAGGCCGCGCTGCGCATCACGCAATGCGCCGCCGACCCCGCCCTGGCGATCGACGTGCTGATCAACGGCACCGACACCGTGGTGCGGGCGGCCATCGATGCACGGGTGCGCAAAGTCGTGGCCGCGTCTTCCGCGTCGGTCTACGGGATGGCGGACCGGTTCCCCACGACCGAACAGCACCATCCCTACAACAACCGCACGCTCTACGGCGCGGCCAAGGCCTTCAACGAAGCGCTGCTGAGGTCGTGTCACGACCAGAACGGCCTCGACTACGTGGCGCTCCGCTACTTCAACGTCTATGGTCCGAGGATGGACATCCACGGTGTCTACACCGAAGTGCTGATCCGCTGGATGGAGAAGATTGCGACGGGGCAGCCGCTGACGATCTTTGGCGACGGCCTGCAGACCATGGACTTCATCTACGTCGACGACGTCGCGCGGGCCAACATCCTGGCGGCCACCGCGCCGGTCACCGATCGGGTCTACAACGTCGGCACCGGGACCGAAGTCAGCCTCAAGGAAATGGCGGAGGTGCTGCAAATCGCGATGGGCGCCTCGGTGCCAATCGAATACGCGCCGCCCCGCGCCGTGAATCCGGTGCCGCGGCGGCTGGCCGATACCTGGCTGGCCAGGCAGGAGATCGGGTTCGAAGCAGCCGTGTCATTCGAAGACGGGATGCGGGCGCTGGTGGCGTGGTGGCAGCAGGTCCGACGCGAAAGCAAGGTGCTGGCATGAGGGTGTCCGTGGTTGTCCAGGCCACGCCGGTGCCGGTGGCCCGGCCGGTGATCGGCGAGAGTGAGATGCTGGCGATCCAGCGGCCGCTGCAGTCCGGCTGGCTGACGCAGGGACCCGAGGTGGCCGCGTTCGAGCGCGAGTTTGCGGCGCACACCGGCGCGCCTCACGCCTGCGCGGTGTCGAACTGCACGACGGCGTTGCACCTGGCGCTGCGCGTGCTCGGCATCGGCAAGGGTGACGAAGTGGTCACGGTCAGCCATTCGTTCATCGCCTCGGCCAACGCGATTCGCTATTGCGGCGCGGTGCCGGTGTTCGTGGACATCGAGCCCGACACCTACAACATGGCCCCGGCGCGGCTCGAGGCCGTGATCACCCCGCGGACGCGGGCGATCCTGGCGGTGCACCAGCTCGGCATGCCCTGCGACCTCGAAAGCATCTCCGAAATCGCGCTGCGCCACGGGTTACCCGTGATCGAAGACGCGGCGTGCGCCGCCGGCAGTGAGTTGCTGTGGCGCGGCCGATGGGAGGCGATCGGGCGGCCGCACGGGGACATCGCCTGTTTCTCGTTCCATCCCCGCAAGGTGATGACCACGGGCGACGGCGGCATGTTGACCACCGCGGTCGCGGAATGGGACCGGCGGTTCCGTCTCTGGCGCCAGCACGCCATGAGCGTGCCTGATACCGCGCGCCACCGGGCCCAGTCGGTGGTGTTCGAGCAGTACACCGAACTTGGCTTCAACTACCGGCTGACGGACATGCAGGCGGCGGTGGGCCGGGAGCAGTTGGGCCGGCTGCCGGCCATGGTGGCCGAGCGCCGCCGCCTGGCGCGGCAGTACAACGAGGTACTGGCCGGCATCGAGGGGCTGCGCCTGCCGCGCGAGCCGGAGTGGGCCCGGAGCAACTGGCAGAGCTACTGCGTGCGGCTCCCGGAACGGCGCGATCAGCTGCAGGTGATGCAGTCGATGCTCGATGCCGGCATCCACACGCGGCGCGGGGTGATGTGCGCGCACCGCGAGCCCGCGTACCGGATCGAGCCGTGGCGATGTCAGGGGCCGGGCGGGACCGTGGATGGGGAGTCCGCGACCTGCGCCGCGCTGGCGAACAGCGAAGCGGTGACCGCGCATGGCTTGATCCTGCCGCTCTACGTCGGCCTGACCGATGACGACCAGGCGCGCGTGGTCGCCGCATTGGCCGCCGCCCTGGACCACCAGGCCGAGTCATCATGCCGTTCAGCGCTGACTCCGGAGACCGCGGCGTGAACCGGGTGTTCACGGACCAGGCCATCCTGGAGGTCGTTCTGCAGGTCCTGCGCACGACCAACCTGTCGCGCGACCCCGCCTCCCAGCTGCCGGCGTCGCCCGACGCGGCCGTGTTCGGGCCCGACAGCCCGCTCGATTCGTTGGGCCTGCTGACGCTGCTGCTCGACATCGAGGAAGACCTGCAGCGCGCGGGCGTGACGGTGTGTCTCAGCGACGACCGCGCGATGTCGCAGGTCAGGAGCCCGTTCCGCTCGGTGGCGTCGATCGTCGAGTACATCGGCCGGGCTGCCCGGGAATAGGGGAGCACTCAGATGCGGCGGGTGATCATCACCGGTGCGACTCGCGGGCTCGGCATGGCCCTGGCCCAGCACTACCTTGACCTCGGCGACGAGGTGTTCGGGTGCGGGCGCACGACGTCGGTCCTCGAGCACCCCAATTACACGCATTGCTGCGTCGACGTGACGTCGGCTGAGGAAGTCGACCACTTCTTCGCGCAACTGCAGGCGCGCGTCGGCATGGTGGACGTGCTCATCAACAACGCCGGCGTCGCCGCCATGAACGCCCTGGTCCTGATGCCGCTCGAGACGGCGCGGCGCATTGTCGACACCAACCTGCTGGGGACTTTCAGCTTCACCCGCGCCGCCGTGCGGCTGATGCGCGAGTCGGGCCACGGCCGCATCGTCAACTTCACGTCGGTGGCCGTGCCGCTGCACCTGGAGGGCGAGGCGATCTACGCGGCGTCGAAGAGCGCCCTCGAAACCTTCACACGGATCGCGGCCCGCGAGCTCGGCCCGTTCGGCATCACCTGCAATGCGATCGGGCCCTCGCCCATCAAGACGGGAATGCTGGCCGGAGTGCCGGAACAGAAGCTGCACGCGTTGATCCAGGCGCAGGCCGTGCGCCGATGGGCCGTGCCGGACGACGTGGTCAACGTGATCGACTTTTTCCTGCGTCCCGAGAGCGGCATGGTCACGGGGCAGGTCATCTACCTGGGAGGAGCCTGCTGATGGGTCACTGGCTGTGCGAGCAGATGGAACGCGCGGGCGCGCGCATCGCGGTGGCCGCCGGAAACGAGGAGACCACCTATCACGGTCTGCTCGCCCGTGTCGGCTGGTGGCGCGACGCGCTCGGCCGGCGCGGCATCACCGGCCGCGTGCTCAGCGTCGAGGGCGACTACGGCGTGGAGTCAATCGCGCTGTTCCTCGCGGCGATGGAGGCCGGCAACATCATCGTGCCGATCTGCACTGCGGCGCGGGCGCACCTCGAGGAATTCGTCGCGGTGGCCCAGATCGAGTGGCGCATCTCGCTGGACGCGGAGGGGCCGGCGATCTGGTCAACCGGCGTGGTCGCCGGCCACGAGTACTATCGCCGGCTGCAAACCGCGGGGTCCGCGGGCCTCGTGCTGTTTTCGTCGGGGTCGACCGGCGCCCACAAGGCCGCCGTCCACGACCTGGGCTTGCTGCTCGAGAAGTTCACCGTGCCGCGCCACAGCTACCGGACGCTGGTCTTCCTCCAGCTGGATCACATCGGCGGCGTCAACACCCTCTTGTACACGCTGTCGAACGGCGGCACGGTGGTCGTCGCCGAGGGCCGCATGCCCAGGCATGTCTGCGAGGCCATCGCCCGGCATCGCGTTGACCTGCTGCCGACGTCGCCGACCTTCCTCAACCTGTTGCTGCTGTCGGAGGAACACCTCCGGCACGACCTGTCGTCGCTGCGCCTGATCACCTACGGCACCGAGCCGATGCCCGCCACCACGCTGGCCAGGGTGCACGCGGCATTTCCGGACGTGCGGCTGCTGCAGACCTACGGCCTGAGTGAAGTCGGCATCCTGCGCTCGCAGTCGCGCGGGCCCGACTCGCTGTGGGTGCGCGTCGGTGGGGAAGGCTACGAGACCAAGGTCGTTGACGGCCGCCTCTTCATCCGCGCCAAGTCGGCGATGCTGGGCTACCTGAACGCACCGAGCCCCTTTGATGCCGATGGCTTCTTCGACACCGGCGACCTGGTGGAAGTGGACGGCGAGTGGCTGCGCATCCTGGGCCGCAAGAGCGACCTCATCAACGTGGCCGGCAGCAAGGTCTTCCCGGTGGAGGTGGAGAACACCCTGCTGGAAATGGACAACGTGGACGACGTGTCGGTGCGCGGGGAGGCGAGCGCCCTGACCGGGCAGTCCGTCGTCGCCTCCGTCCGCCTGGCGCGCGAGGAATCGGCGGCCGAGTTCAAGACGCGCATGCGCATCTTCTGTCGCAATCGCCTGGCGGCCTACAAGATCCCGGTGAAGGTGGAACTGGCGGATCCGGTGTACTCCACGCGGTTCAAGAAGATGCGACAGGGAGTGCGGCCATAGCGGCGGCCGCCCGCCCCCGCCTGCGTCAGGCCATCAAGCGCGGCCTGGATGCCTGTTGCCTCGCGCTGGTGGCGCCACCGGCCTGGATGTGTGCGATCGAGGCCCGTGGCGACGGTGAAGCCGCCTTCGCGTTCTGGTCGCAGCTGGTCGCGTTGGTGCCGGGATCGCCGGGCGTGTTCGTGAGGCGCGCGTTCTATCGGTTGACCCTCGACCGGTGCACGGGCACGTTCTTCGTCGGGTTCGGCGCGATCTTCTCGCACCGCGAGGTCGTCGTCGAGGACTCGGTCTACATCGGCCCCTATGCGATCGTCGGGTCGGCCAGGCTGCGCCGGGGCTGCCTGATCGGCAGCCGTGCCGGCATCATCAGCGGGTCGGCGCTGCACGCGCTGGACGCGAACGGTCAGCGGGCGCCAACCGACCGCAGGCGCCTCCGGCAGGTCGAGATCGGCGAAGGCGCCTGGATCGGGGAGGGCGCGCTCGTGTTGGCCGATGTCGGCCGATCCGCCACGGTGGCGGCGGGCGCGGTCGTGTCCAGCCCGGTCGTGCAGGGCGTCGTCGTGGCCGGCAATCCGTCGCGCTTCGTCAGGCACCTCACGCCTCGTCCGTTGGACCACGAGGGGGCCGCCAGTGCCGCGATGTGACGCGCTCGACTGGCTGAAGGCCATCGGCATCACGCTGGTGGTGTACGGGCACGTGGCGCATGCCTCGACAGTGGCATGGACCCCACCGATCTACGTGAAGCAGCTCGGCGTCTCGTTGTTCCTGTTCGCAACTGGATTCACCTTGGCTCGCGAGCGGCGGCCCGCCGTGGCCGTGCTCGTGAGGCGCCTGTTGCCGGTGTACCTGTACGGGCTGGCCACAGCCGCCGCCATCACCATGATCGGACTGGTGGGGCACACGGGACTGGCGCCAAGCAATTACCTGCCGTTTCTCGGCGGCGCCAATGTGGTGTTCGACCACTTCCCGGCGAATCCGACGACGTGGTACCTCGGGACCTATCTGCACGCTGTGGTCCTGTGGGCCGTGTGGCTGCAGCGAGTCCGCGTCGGTCCAGCGATGATCCTGGTGGCCATCGCGATCGAGATTCCCGCGCGCGCCCTGCTCACGTCGTGGGCCGGACCCTACGTCGCCTACATGCTGTTGACGAACTGGCTCGCGGTGTTTCTCGCCGGCCTGGCGTGGGGCGCCCGGCCGCTTGCGCCGCCGCGTGGCTCAGCCGTTCGGTACCTGGCCGCCCTCGTGGGAGGCCTGGCCGGATGGGCGCTCGCGATGCGGCCGCTTGGATTCACCCCGACGTTTCCGTTCATGACGCTCGATCGCTGGCCGGCGGTAACCGGCGCCGTGGCGGTGTCAGCGGCGGCGTCACTGTTGTACCTGTCGGCGGCCGTGCTCACGTTCGAGGCCGGGCAGCGCGTGTCCGCGCCGCGTCCGGTGCGCTTCCTGGCGCGCAATTCCCTCATCATCGTGCTCGTGCACATGCCGGTGTTCATGGCCCTGAATCCGGTGCTGACCGGACTCGGCTTGTCCTACTGGTCCAAGGTCGCCATCGAACTGGCCTTGTGTCTTCCGGGCCTCGCCGTGTTGTCTGCCGTGATCGTGCGACTGAGTCAGCCGGGCGTGCTCGCCGACCGAGCGCTGTCGGTGTGGTCGGCGCGCCACCCGTTGAGAGCATGTGCCGCCGGACCCATGCCCTCGTTGGAGCATCGATGAAGCCCACTGTTGACGTGATCGTGCCGTGTTTCAACTACGGCTCCTTGCTGGGCACCTGCGTCGCCAGCGTCCTGTCCCAGGTGGGCGTCGCGGTTCGCGTCCTGATCATGGATGACGCCTCCACGGATGACACCGAGGCGGTGGGCCGTCACCTGGCGGTCGATCCGCGTGTGGAATACCGGCGCCATCCGGTCAATCGCGGGCACATCGCCACTTACAACGAAGCGCTGGCGCTCGTGACCGGTGACTACTGCATGGTGCTGTCGGCCGACGACGTCCTGACACCAGGGGCGCTCGGGCGGGCGACGCAATTGATGGAGGTCCATCCGGAGGTCGGCCTCGTCTACGGCGCGGACATTCCGTTCCGCGGCCGGCCGCCGTTGGCGGCGGCCCGCGCCACGGCAGGGCCGCCGCGCATCATCGGCTATCTCGAATTCCTGCGGTCCGCCTGCCGTCTCGGCCACACCGGCATTCAATCGCCGACGGCCGTTGTGCGCACGTCGGTTCACCACCGGATTGGCGACTACCTGGCCGAGTTGCCCCACAGCGGCGATACCGAGATCTGGTTGCGGATGGCCGCCGATTCCAGTGTCGCCCAGGTGGACGCCGACCAGGCGTTCCGGCGCCTCCACGCCGCCAACATGAGCCTGGGCTATTCGCCGGTTCAGCGGCTGGAAGAGCAGCGGCGGGCATTCGAGATTCACTTCCGACGCCAGGAGCCGCTCACGCCGGAACTCGCCACGCTCCAGACGGTGGTCAATCGCACCATCGCGGAGGCGGCGGTCTGGAACGCGGGCCATGTGTTCGACCGCGGCGATGCGAACGGCTGTGAAGCGTTCCTGACGTTGGCGTCGGCGACGTCGCCCGGCATCGAATCCTGGGATGCGTGGCGGCGGCTTCAGTGGAAGCGGCGGCTGGGGCCCGCCGCGTGCCGCCTGATTGCGCCGATTGCGGCGCGCGCGCGCCGCCTGGCCGGGCGACCCGCGAGCGTGGCCGCCTGCTGATGCTCTGACGGGTCAATCGCCATGCGCCACCTGAACATCCTCATCGAGTTGAACAGCGCCGACCTGCGCATCGGCGCGGTGAACGACGCGCTCGACCTCGCGGAGCTGGCGAGACCGTGCGGCGCGCGCTTCGTGCTGTGTGGATCGCTGACCCCGGAGTTTCGCGCCGAGGCCGGGCGACGGGGCATTGAGACCTCGCTGGCGCGCAGCCGCACCTTCTCCCGGCGCGGGCTGGTGCTGTATGGGGCCGACGTGCTGGTGTGGGCCGCCCGGTTGTTGCGGTGGCGCCCCGACGTCGTCCACGTCAACTATTCCGGCTATGGGCCGTCGCTCGCGTGCGCGGCATGGTGGTGCGGCATCCCCGTGGTGTTCCGTGCCGGCGGGCCGTATCTTCGTGGCAACCATTCGAACCAATGGGGTGCGGCGTACGTCGCCAATTGCCGCGCGCACGCGGAAGGGCTGCTGGGATCACCCCTCGCCGACAAGGTCGTGGTCACCGGCGATCTGTTCAGGCCCGAGCGCGTTCGAGCCACCCTGACACCTGAACGCCCCCTGCCGCCCAGGCGCGAAGGCGTCGCCAGGATCACGTTTCTCGGACAGCTGGTCGAGCGCAAGGGGCTGCACGTGCTGATCGAGGCGCTCGGGCGCACGCAGTCGTCCTGCGAACTGCTGCTGGCTGGCGGGGACTGGAGCGCCTCCGGCTATCCGGAGCGGCTCAAGGCGATGGCGTTCGACGCCGGGCTGGGGTCGCGCGTTCACTTCGAGAACCACCGGCAGGATGTCGGCGCCGTCCTGAGCGACGCCGACATCTTTGTCCTCCCGTCATTCAGCGAGGCGAGGCCCCGCAGCATCATCGAGGCGATGTCGCTTGGCCTCCCGGTCGTCGCCAGCGACGCCGGCGGCATCCCGTCACTGGTGGTCCACGAGGAGACCGGCCTGCTCGTGCCTGCTGGCGATGCGGCGGGCCTGGCGCTGGCGATCGATCGGCTGGTGCAGTCGCCGGGCCTGCGCCAACGCCTCGGAGCCGCGGGGCGCGCGCATGCGGAGCGCGAGTGCCGGGCCGATCGGACCGCGCTCGAGTACGTCCGTCTCTACCGCCGTCTCGTCGCCGAACAGCCGTCCGCGCCGAGCCGCCCTTCCATGGCCGGGGCAGGCGCATGACCGCCATCAGCGGCGTCATGATCGGCGGCGCCGGCGGTGCCGGCGGCACGGTCTCGCGCCCCTTGCGCGTGCCGTCGGACGGTGGCCACGCGCTCACCGTGATTGCGCAGGCGCACCCGCTGTGGGCCAGCCTGCGGCCGCTCGAGTGCGCGCTGGAGGACGCCGTGGACGGCGAATGCGTCGCCTACGCCGTGGCCGTGCAAGGGCCGCTCGTCACCCGGTTGATGACGCTGGTCACGTTTCGCCTCCAGCGCGGGCGCGCCAGGCGCGCGATCGTGCGCGGCGGCGGACGGGTCGTCGCCGCCTACGGCGTCGATCCCAGCCTGGAGCAGCCGGCCTGCGTCTATGAGCTCGACACGCCGGCCGCGGCCTATGCCGATCGCTGTGTGCGCCCGCGCGGGCGGGCGCTGCGGCTGCGCCGCCTCGCCACGCGATGGTTCGGCTGCGATCCAGCCCTTGGTGCCGTGCTCGTGGTGGGGCGAAAGTGATGCTGGCCGACGTGGTCCCAGTGGTCCACCAGCTCGCGCCGGGGTTGCTGACGTCGAGCCATCCAAGCGTGGCTTGGATCCGCACGACGCGCGCGAAGTACCTGGTCTTCGACGCCGACGCCACGCGCCCGGTGTGCGTGGTCGAGTTCGGTGACGCGGAGCGGCTGCGCCGCGTTCACGCGATCCTGTTGGAGTTGCATCGGCGGTGTCCCGGGGACGTCCCGCGGCCGTTGGCCAGCGCGCCGTGGGTCGCGGGCACCGCCGTCCACATCCAGGAGGGCCTGCCCGGCGTGCCCTGGTTCCGCCTTGCCGACAGCCTGCCGTCGGCCGACGCCTGGCGGTCGCTGCT
The Vicinamibacterales bacterium genome window above contains:
- a CDS encoding Gfo/Idh/MocA family oxidoreductase, giving the protein MIGVGIIGFGYWGPNLVRNFYETPGCRVVSVSDLHADRLARVRARYPTVDTAADHRDLLTDPRIDLVAIATPVSTHFDLAMQALRMGKHVLIEKPMTGDVEQAMRLVDEADRRGLMLAVDHTFVYTGAVRKMQQLVSSGDLGDIYYYDSVRVNLGLFQHDVNVVWDLAVHDLSIMDYLLPAQPVAVSASGLGHVPGEPENIGYVTFHFDAPVMAHVHVNWLAPVKVRRTLIGGSRKMIVYDDLEPSEKIKVYDKGITVNGHGDGNGAAGNGQRYAMLVGYRTGDVWAPQLDGAEALGVETRHLVECITKQQKPIADGHAGLRVVRLLEAATRSMRESGRIVELSTSGVSA
- a CDS encoding DegT/DnrJ/EryC1/StrS family aminotransferase, with amino-acid sequence MIPFVDLRRQYQDLKADIDAAVGHVLETGQFVLGPEVEAFEREFAAACAADSGIAVNSGTSALHLALLAAGVGPGDEVITVPFTFVATTAAIGYTGARPVFVDIDPATFTMDVTLIEAAITSRTKAILPVHLYGHPADMDPIIAIAARHGLTVIEDACQAHGALYKGRPVGALGDAGCFSFYPGKNLGAYGEGGIVVTNRSDWTRDIRMLRDWGQDRKYHHVLKGYNYRMEGLQGAILRVKLRRLREWTDARRAHGAAYNRLLAGSGVESPKEADYARHVFHVYAVRTTDRVSLERTLHAHGVSSGIHYPVPVHLQPAYADLGYRAGDFPESERAAAEVLSLPMFPELTATQIEQVAAAVKQESYAA
- a CDS encoding acyltransferase; amino-acid sequence: MPRCDALDWLKAIGITLVVYGHVAHASTVAWTPPIYVKQLGVSLFLFATGFTLARERRPAVAVLVRRLLPVYLYGLATAAAITMIGLVGHTGLAPSNYLPFLGGANVVFDHFPANPTTWYLGTYLHAVVLWAVWLQRVRVGPAMILVAIAIEIPARALLTSWAGPYVAYMLLTNWLAVFLAGLAWGARPLAPPRGSAVRYLAALVGGLAGWALAMRPLGFTPTFPFMTLDRWPAVTGAVAVSAAASLLYLSAAVLTFEAGQRVSAPRPVRFLARNSLIIVLVHMPVFMALNPVLTGLGLSYWSKVAIELALCLPGLAVLSAVIVRLSQPGVLADRALSVWSARHPLRACAAGPMPSLEHR
- a CDS encoding DegT/DnrJ/EryC1/StrS family aminotransferase, whose amino-acid sequence is MRVSVVVQATPVPVARPVIGESEMLAIQRPLQSGWLTQGPEVAAFEREFAAHTGAPHACAVSNCTTALHLALRVLGIGKGDEVVTVSHSFIASANAIRYCGAVPVFVDIEPDTYNMAPARLEAVITPRTRAILAVHQLGMPCDLESISEIALRHGLPVIEDAACAAGSELLWRGRWEAIGRPHGDIACFSFHPRKVMTTGDGGMLTTAVAEWDRRFRLWRQHAMSVPDTARHRAQSVVFEQYTELGFNYRLTDMQAAVGREQLGRLPAMVAERRRLARQYNEVLAGIEGLRLPREPEWARSNWQSYCVRLPERRDQLQVMQSMLDAGIHTRRGVMCAHREPAYRIEPWRCQGPGGTVDGESATCAALANSEAVTAHGLILPLYVGLTDDDQARVVAALAAALDHQAESSCRSALTPETAA
- a CDS encoding glycosyltransferase family 4 protein, which gives rise to MRHLNILIELNSADLRIGAVNDALDLAELARPCGARFVLCGSLTPEFRAEAGRRGIETSLARSRTFSRRGLVLYGADVLVWAARLLRWRPDVVHVNYSGYGPSLACAAWWCGIPVVFRAGGPYLRGNHSNQWGAAYVANCRAHAEGLLGSPLADKVVVTGDLFRPERVRATLTPERPLPPRREGVARITFLGQLVERKGLHVLIEALGRTQSSCELLLAGGDWSASGYPERLKAMAFDAGLGSRVHFENHRQDVGAVLSDADIFVLPSFSEARPRSIIEAMSLGLPVVASDAGGIPSLVVHEETGLLVPAGDAAGLALAIDRLVQSPGLRQRLGAAGRAHAERECRADRTALEYVRLYRRLVAEQPSAPSRPSMAGAGA
- a CDS encoding SDR family oxidoreductase encodes the protein MRRVIITGATRGLGMALAQHYLDLGDEVFGCGRTTSVLEHPNYTHCCVDVTSAEEVDHFFAQLQARVGMVDVLINNAGVAAMNALVLMPLETARRIVDTNLLGTFSFTRAAVRLMRESGHGRIVNFTSVAVPLHLEGEAIYAASKSALETFTRIAARELGPFGITCNAIGPSPIKTGMLAGVPEQKLHALIQAQAVRRWAVPDDVVNVIDFFLRPESGMVTGQVIYLGGAC
- a CDS encoding glycosyltransferase family 2 protein, which translates into the protein MKPTVDVIVPCFNYGSLLGTCVASVLSQVGVAVRVLIMDDASTDDTEAVGRHLAVDPRVEYRRHPVNRGHIATYNEALALVTGDYCMVLSADDVLTPGALGRATQLMEVHPEVGLVYGADIPFRGRPPLAAARATAGPPRIIGYLEFLRSACRLGHTGIQSPTAVVRTSVHHRIGDYLAELPHSGDTEIWLRMAADSSVAQVDADQAFRRLHAANMSLGYSPVQRLEEQRRAFEIHFRRQEPLTPELATLQTVVNRTIAEAAVWNAGHVFDRGDANGCEAFLTLASATSPGIESWDAWRRLQWKRRLGPAACRLIAPIAARARRLAGRPASVAAC
- a CDS encoding fatty acid--CoA ligase family protein: MGHWLCEQMERAGARIAVAAGNEETTYHGLLARVGWWRDALGRRGITGRVLSVEGDYGVESIALFLAAMEAGNIIVPICTAARAHLEEFVAVAQIEWRISLDAEGPAIWSTGVVAGHEYYRRLQTAGSAGLVLFSSGSTGAHKAAVHDLGLLLEKFTVPRHSYRTLVFLQLDHIGGVNTLLYTLSNGGTVVVAEGRMPRHVCEAIARHRVDLLPTSPTFLNLLLLSEEHLRHDLSSLRLITYGTEPMPATTLARVHAAFPDVRLLQTYGLSEVGILRSQSRGPDSLWVRVGGEGYETKVVDGRLFIRAKSAMLGYLNAPSPFDADGFFDTGDLVEVDGEWLRILGRKSDLINVAGSKVFPVEVENTLLEMDNVDDVSVRGEASALTGQSVVASVRLAREESAAEFKTRMRIFCRNRLAAYKIPVKVELADPVYSTRFKKMRQGVRP
- a CDS encoding acyltransferase, yielding MRPERAGRVVGAVHGRRPAESSPAGEAMAAWMRSEYGYDGLVDLYSRHTNGDDRLNALMRSAIWTAAARTAGTGLRVGSGAGFLHLDTFTFGAGVFIGAQSYLQGRFDGTCVIGDRVWIGPQSYFDARHLVIEECVGWGPGAKVLGSVHTGLPIDVPIMETELVIKPVTIGAWADIGTGAIVLPGVTVGRGSLVGAGAVVTKDVPPFAVVAGVPARVIGDRRDPARAGGTTLSEEVGVLRWQS
- a CDS encoding NAD-dependent epimerase/dehydratase family protein, translating into MAIVKLANARVLITGGAGLIGSHIADRLVQEQVAEVVVLDNFVRGQRDNLARASASGRVTIVDGDIRDRALVRRVMDGIDVVFHQAALRITQCAADPALAIDVLINGTDTVVRAAIDARVRKVVAASSASVYGMADRFPTTEQHHPYNNRTLYGAAKAFNEALLRSCHDQNGLDYVALRYFNVYGPRMDIHGVYTEVLIRWMEKIATGQPLTIFGDGLQTMDFIYVDDVARANILAATAPVTDRVYNVGTGTEVSLKEMAEVLQIAMGASVPIEYAPPRAVNPVPRRLADTWLARQEIGFEAAVSFEDGMRALVAWWQQVRRESKVLA